One part of the Candida albicans SC5314 chromosome R, complete sequence genome encodes these proteins:
- the QDR1 gene encoding multidrug transporter (Putative antibiotic resistance transporter; regulated by white-opaque switch, Nrg1, Tup1; Hap43, caspofungin repressed; repressed during chlamydospore formation; flow model biofilm induced; Spider biofilm repressed), translating to MPGNREEFDIEKVLKSKKLEAIETSTEKKAPYTVFESTDKLLLIIVLSLVGFWSAISSPIYFPALPTLTKYFNTTPSVMNISVVAYLIFQGIAPTISSNLADTFGRRPVILGSIIVFCAVCIAISQTNVYWLLALLRCFQAAGIAPVFAISSGVAGDICTPANRGGMVGAVSGLQLAGNGIGGLVGAALISGFHTWRAIFIFLAIGGGVTFIFAFLVLAETSRRIVGNGSIRPKNVLNKAVLIYLPHFKNKITNDYSTLQPKGPFDILGPFKIFFQKEVFCTLLPSGMHFAAWTVSLTSLSTELESAKYNYSVMKVGLVYLPQGIACFIGSLIAGRCLNWYYRYRKNLYDKQMNDVPLNDRPPFNLVASRLTLTIVPLAMMVIGLSAFGWCLEYKKPIISIIISTILISFSASVMMSICTTMLVDLYPKQSGASASCVNLMRCWLAALFTGVLDKIISALGLGGTYTLLTGICLLTDLGLVYVLYTANQRFVNYVSPNQTAVNSDAEDY from the coding sequence atGCCAGGAAACCGagaagaatttgatatCGAAAAGGTATTAAAGTCCAAGAAATTAGAAGCTATTGAAACTtcaactgaaaaaaaagcacCATATACCGTGTTTGAAAGCACAGAtaaactactactaattaTAGTTTTATCTTTGGTTGGATTCTGGAGTGCTATTTCTAGTCCAATATATTTCCCAGCTTTACCAACGCtaacaaaatatttcaataccACACCTTCAGTGATGAATATATCGGTTGTTGCTTACTTGATTTTCCAAGGTATTGcaccaacaatttcatcCAACTTGGCCGATACATTTGGCCGAAGACCAGTAATATTAGGgagtattattgttttctgTGCCGTGTGCATTGCTATATCACAAACAAATGTGTACTGGCTATTGGCATTATTGCGTTGTTTTCAAGCTGCTGGCATTGCTCCAGTATTTGCAATAAGTTCTGGTGTTGCTGGTGATATCTGCACCCCAGCTAACCGTGGCGGTATGGTTGGTGCAGTTTCTGGTTTGCAATTAGCTGGGAACGGAATAGGTGGGTTGGTTGGTGCAGCATTGATTTCAGGGTTCCATACTTGGAGAGctatatttatatttttggcTATCGGTGGAGGAGtcacttttatttttgcctttttagttttagcAGAAACATCACGGAGAATAGTGGGGAATGGGTCCATAAGGCCCAAAAATGTGTTGAACAAAGCAGTGTTGATTTACCTTCCACATTTTAAAAACAAGATAACAAATGATTACTCAACATTGCAACCAAAGGGAccatttgatattttgggaccttttaaaatatttttccaaaaGGAGGTGTTCTGTACTTTATTGCCACTGGGTATGCATTTTGCCGCATGGACAGTATCCTTAACTTCCCTTTCTACTGAATTAGAATCAGCAAAATATAACTATTCGGTAATGAAAGTTGGTTTAGTGTATTTGCCTCAAGGTATCGCCTGCTTCATTGGCTCTTTAATAGCTGGTCGCTGTTTGAATTGGTACTATCGCTACAGAAAGAATTTGTAtgataaacaaatgaaTGACGTTCCTTTGAATGATCGCCCACCTTTTAATTTGGTTGCATCTAGACTAACATTGACTATCGTGCCCTTAGCCATGATGGTTATTGGTCTTTCAGCATTTGGTTGGTGTCTCGAATATAAAAAACCtattatatcaattatcATTTCCACCATTTTGATTTCCTTTTCTGCTTCTGTCATGATGTCTATTTGTACAACAATGTTAGTTGACTTGTATCCTAAACAGAGTGGTGCATCTGCTTCGTGTGTCAATTTAATGAGATGTTGGTTAGCAGCATTGTTTACTGGTGTTCTTGACAAAATAATAAGTGCATTGGGTTTAGGAGGCACATACACACTTTTAACTGGAATTTGTTTACTCACGGATCTTGGTTTGGTTTATGTTTTATACACAGCTAATCAAAGATTTGTAAACTATGTTCTGCCAAATCAAACTGCAGTAAATTCTGATGCCGAAGACTACTAA
- a CDS encoding uncharacterized protein (Protein of unknown function; Spider biofilm induced): MSATPTRELDQHTKSSPTKASQPKSFHAITTPSPTDSESITKEKKPSPSNPEFVSNWKNFNVGDTKYIHHGHSSSIASSALKSETKAKPDKLSSPITKVSSNKIIIDKTISNMLGLSEETIEEKSIWPYKMETLNGIISLKIEEEKTKQENIKKDLANTAIELLTLAKSLNVPGELISYLFISDSVTSNSLNATISKIRNETHQSFLKDLSEKSKMDSIIGIKRKHSSTSIKSSGSALVSPLRSPKKLPSEIAHRRVVSDGSDEISNKSMSKMSSPPQPPSLPLPLPPTSVHNQQPPPQLLPSSQFVTHPGTQNQSQSHVHSPSLPQQLVPPMYPIFYTPQQYNQQQSQSTQQPHSSPNTTQDGSGKVQDSPFAQKYQVVYPGPYTGGPNFVHQQYPYYVSSSPAQASQQYIIPPVVGQPHLQQQQQLSTQPPAQPKQQQQPVPSHHFESPDKTTGKSEDDTTPNKRHKNSKGGSINFMITTPKNPPKKRYNNSSSK, encoded by the coding sequence ATGAGTGCTACTCCAACCAGAGAGTTGGATCAGCATACGAAATCTTCACCAACCAAAGCATCCCAGCCAAAGTCTTTTCATGCAATTACTACACCATCCCCTACTGATTCGGAGTCAAttaccaaagaaaaaaagcCATCACCATCTAACCCCGAATTTGTATCCAACTGGAAGAATTTTAATGTTGGTGACACCAAATACATTCATCACGGTCACCTGTCACTGATAGCTTCATCAGCATTGAAAAGCGAAACCAAAGCAAAACCTGATAAACTTTCAAGTCCTATTACCAAAGTATCTTCTaacaaaattataataGACAAAACTATCTCAAACATGTTAGGGCTTTCTgaagaaacaattgaagagaaatcaatttggCCATACAAGATGGAAACATTAAATGGAATCATTAGTcttaaaattgaagaagaaaaaactaaacaaGAAAACATAAAGAAGGATTTGGCAAACACTGCAATTGAGTTGCTTACGTTGgcaaaatcattaaatgtTCCTGGAGAACTAATTTCATACTTATTCATATCCGATTCGGTGACAAGCAATAGTTTAAATGCCACTATTTCTAAAATCCGCAATGAAACCCACCAGCTGTTTCTCAAAGATCTATCGGAAAAATCGAAAATGGATTCAATTATTGGCATCAAAAGAAAGCATTCTAGTACTAGCATAAAGAGCAGCGGCAGTGCACTTGTGTCCCCCTTGAGGTCACCAAAAAAGCTTCCACTGGAGATTGCACATCGTCGGGTCGTTTCGGATGGAAGTGACGAAATCAGCAATAAATCAATGTCCAAAATGAGCTCACCCCCACAACCACCATCACTTccattaccattaccaccCACATCAGTACATAATCAGCAACCACCACCGCAACTTTTACCATCACTGCAATTTGTCACTCATCCAGGAACTCAAAATCAACTGCAACTGCATGTACATCTGCCTTCTTTACCCCAACAATTGGTGCCACCAATGTATCCTATATTTTATACCCCTCAACAATATAACCAACAACAGTCGCAACTGACACAGCAACCACATTCACTGCCAAACACTACTCAAGATGGTAGTGGAAAGGTACAAGATTCTCCTTTTGCACAGAAATATCAAGTGGTTTATCCAGGACCTTATACTGGCGGCCCTAATTTTGTACATCAACAATACCCTTATTACGTTTCATCGTCACCAGCCCAAGCTTCACAGCAATATATTATACCACCAGTAGTGGGGCAGCCCCAcctacaacaacaacaacaactatcAACACAACCACCTGCTCAgccaaaacaacaacaacaaccagtACCATCTCATCATTTTGAGTCACCTGACAAAACAACTGGCAAATCTGAGGACGATACCACACCTAATAAAAGACATAAGAATTCTAAAGGTGGTAGTATAAATTTCATGATCACTACACCCAAGAatccaccaaaaaaaaggtaCAACAATTCATCCAGTAAATAG
- a CDS encoding ribosylnicotinamide kinase (Ortholog(s) have ribosylnicotinamide kinase activity, role in NAD biosynthesis via nicotinamide riboside salvage pathway, nicotinamide riboside metabolic process and cytoplasm localization) translates to MTTTGSEEQVILVALGGASSSGKTTVAKALKLLIPSSVLIHLDDFYFTDSNIPIDPETGYQNWDCPEAIDFDRFRECLQNIRKGVFTSINSIEPSEADLKLSKQEETHFAKEIEDKSHKFGKKRIVFVDGFMLFHDPSIIKLFDIKLFFHAPFDTLKSRREARKGYTTAEGFWVDPPNYFSKIVWPAYVKSHAYLYQGEKVDSNELEQSIVEKYDLVDVDNNDSTSLYALVETSLSSIINHL, encoded by the coding sequence ATGACTACTACTGGTAGTGAAGAACAGGTCATTTTAGTGGCCCTTGGTGGTGCGTCATCTTCTGGTAAAACTACTGTTGCAAAAGCACTCAAGCTATTAATTCCTAGCTCTGTTCTAATACATTTGGATGACTTTTACTTTACAGATTCCAATATCCCCATTGATCCAGAGACCGGATATCAAAATTGGGATTGCCCGGAAGCCATAGACTTTGATAGATTTAGAGAATGTCTTCAGAATATAAGAAAGGGTGTATTTACAAGTATCAATTCAATAGAGCCAAGTGAAGCAGATTTGAAGTTACTGAAGCAAGAAGAAACTCATTTTGCAAAAGAGATTGAAGATAAGAGTCACAAGTTTGGCAAAAAGAGAATAGTTTTTGTGGATGGGTTTATGTTATTCCATGATCCCAGTATTATTAAGTTATTTGATATAAAATTGTTCTTTCATGCGCCTTTCGATACTTTGAAGTCCAGAAGAGAAGCCAGAAAAGGTTATACTACTGCAGAGGGATTTTGGGTTGATCCTCCTAATTACTTTTCGAAAATTGTGTGGCCAGCGTATGTCAAGAGTCACGCATATTTGTATCAGGGGGAGAAGGTAGACAGCAATGAATTGGAACagtcaattgttgaaaagtATGATCTAGTTGATGTGGATAATAATGACAGCACTAGTCTTTATGCACTAGTAGAGAcgtcattatcatcaattattaatcacTTATAG
- a CDS encoding ribosome biosynthesis protein (Ortholog of S. cerevisiae Kre33; essential; S. cerevisiae ortholog is essential and is required for biogenesis of the small ribosomal subunit) has product MGKKAIDARIPALIRNGVQEKQRSFFIIVGDKARNQLPNLHYLMMSADLKMNKSVLWAYKKKLLGFTSHRQKREAKIKKDIKRGIREVNEQDPFEAFISNQHIRYVYYKETEKILGNTYGMCILQDFEAITPNLLARTIETVEGGGLVVILLKNMTSLKQLYTMSMDIHSRYRTEAHDDVVARFNERFLLSLGSCENCLVVDDELNVLPISGGKHVKPLPPKDDDELTPNAKELKELKESLADVQPAGSLVALSKTINQAQAILTFIDVISEKTLRNTVTLTAGRGRGKSAALGIAIAAAISHGYSNIFVTSPSPENLKTLFEFIFKGFDALGYTEHMDYDIIQSTNPSFNKAIVRVDVKREHRQTIQYISPNDSHVLGQAELLIIDEAAAIPLPIVKKLMGPYLIFMASTINGYEGTGRSLSLKLIQQLRTQSNNATPSETTVVSRDKKSNEITGALTRTLKEVVLDEPIRYAPGDPIEKWLNKLLCLDVSLSKNAKFATKGTPHPSQCQLFYVNRDTLFSYHPVSEAFLQKMMALYVASHYKNSPNDLQLMSDAPAHQLFVLLPPIEAGDNRVPDPLCVIQLALEGEISKESVRKSLSRGQRAGGDLIPWLISQQFQDEEFASLSGARVVRIATNPEYSGMGYGSRAMELLRDYYSGKFTDISESTELNDHTITRVTDSELANASLKDEIKLRDVKTLPPLLLKLSEKAPYYLHYLGVSYGFTSQLHKFWKKAGFTPVYLRQTPNELTGEHTSVVISVLPGREDKWLHEFSKDFHKRFLSLLSYEFKKFQASQALSIIEAAEQGEGDETTSQKLTKEQLDSLLSPFDLKRLDSYANNLLDYHVIVDMLPLISQLFFSKKTGQDISLSSVQSAILLAIGLQHKDMDQIAKELNLPTNQAMAMFAKIIRKFSTYFRKVLSKAIEESMPDLEDENVDAMNGKETEQIDYKAIEQKLQDDLEEAGDEAIKEMREKQRELINALNLDKYAIAEDAEWDEKSMDKATKGKGNVVSIKSGKRKSKENANDIYEKEMKAVKKSKKSKK; this is encoded by the coding sequence ATGGGTAAAAAAGCAATTGATGCACGTATTCCTGCCTTGATACGTAATGGCGTTCAAGAAAAGCAAAGAtcttttttcatcattgtGGGTGATAAAGCTCGTAATCAATTACCAAACTTGcattatttgatgatgagtGCTgatttgaagatgaataAGTCAGTATTATGGGCatacaagaaaaaattattaggCTTCACCTCCCACAGACAGAAGCGTGAAGCAAAAATTAAGAAAGACATAAAGCGTGGAATTAGAGAAGTCAACGAACAAGATCCTTTTGAAGCATTTATATCTAATCAACATATCAGATATGTTTACTATAaagaaactgaaaaaatCTTGGGTAACACTTACGGAATGTGTATTCTACAAGATTTTGAAGCCATCACCCCTAATTTGTTGGCtagaacaattgaaacagTCGAAGGTGGTGGATTAGTTGTTATCTTGCTCAAGAATATGACATCATTGAAGCAGTTATATACTATGTCCATGGATATACATTCAAGATACAGAACTGAAGCAcatgatgatgttgttgcCAGATTCAATGAAAGATTCTTACTTTCTTTAGGGTCTTGCGAAAATTGTTtagttgttgatgatgaattgaatgtCTTACCTATTTCAGGGGGCAAACATGTTAAACCATTGCCACCTAAAGACGACGACGAATTGACTCCTAATGCCAAGGAATTAAAGGAGTTGAAAGAGAGTCTTGCTGACGTACAACCTGCTGGGTCATTAGTGGCCTTGTCCAAAACTATAAATCAAGCACAAGCAATTTTGACTTTTATTGATGTCATCTCAGAAAAGACATTGAGAAATACAGTCACATTAACTGCAGGAAGAGGTCGTGGTAAATCTGCTGCTTTAGGTATTGCTATTGCTGCAGCTATTTCCCATGGATATTCCAATATTTTTGTTACTTCACCATCACCTGAAAACTTGAAGacattgtttgaatttattttcaaaggTTTTGATGCATTAGGATATACCGAACATATGGATTATGACATTATTCAGTCTACTAATCCATCTTTCAACAAAGCTATTGTCAGAGTTGATGTTAAAAGAGAACACAGACAAACGATTCAGTACATTTCTCCAAATGATAGTCATGTTTTAGGACAAGCagaattattgattatcGATGAAGCAGCAGCCATACCACTTCCAATcgtgaaaaaattgatggGGCCctatttgatttttatgGCTTCTACCATTAATGGGTATGAAGGTACTGGAAgatcattatcattgaaattgattcaacaattgagAACTCAGTCCAATAATGCAACACCTTCAGAAACTACCGTGGTATCCAGAGATAAGAAATCCAATGAAATTACTGGAGCTTTGACTAGAACATTGAAAGAAGTTGTATTGGATGAGCCTATTAGATATGCACCAGGCGACcctattgaaaaatggttAAATAAATTGCTTTGTCTTGATGTTTCATTATCTAAAAATGCCAAGTTTGCAACAAAGGGCACTCCACATCCATCTCAGTGTCAACTTTTCTATGTAAATAGAGATACTTTGTTCTCCTATCACCCTGTCTCTGAAGCATTCTTACAAAAGATGATGGCATTGTATGTTGCTTCTCATTACAAAAATTCACCTAATGATTTACAATTGATGAGTGATGCTCCAGCACATCAGTTATTCGTGTTGTTACCTCCAATAGAGGCAGGTGATAATAGAGTACCTGACCCATTGTGTGTTATTCAATTAGCATTGGAGGGTGAAATATCCAAAGAAAGTGTAAGAAAATCTTTATCTCGTGGACAAAGAGCCGGAGGGGATTTGATACCTTGGTTAATCTCACAACAATTCCAAGACGAAGAATTTGCCTCATTGTCAGGTGCAAGAGTTGTTAGAATCGCTACAAACCCCGAATACTCTGGTATGGGTTATGGGTCTAGAGCAATGGAATTATTGAGGGACTATTACTCCGGTAAGTTTACCGATATCAGTGAATCCACCGAATTGAATGATCACACAATTACAAGAGTCACTGATAGCGAATTGGCCAACGCATCACTaaaagatgaaattaaGTTGAGAGACGTTAAGACATTACCTCCGttgttattgaaattatcagAAAAAGCCCCTTACTACTTGCACTACTTGGGTGTCTCTTATGGTTTCACGTCTCAATTACACAAATTCTGGAAGAAAGCAGGGTTCACTCCAGTTTATTTGAGACAAACACCTAATGAATTAACTGGGGAACATACTTCGGTTGTTATAAGTGTTTTACCAGGAAGAGAAGATAAATGGTTACATGAATTCTCGAAAGATTTCCACAAAAGATTTTTGAGTTTGTTATCATatgaattcaaaaaattccaGGCTTCCCAAGCTTTAAGCATTATTGAAGCTGCAGAGCAAGGCGAAGGTGATGAAACTACTAGTCAAAAATTAACCAAAGAACAATTAGATCTGTTGTTGTCtccatttgatttaaaGAGATTGGACTCGTATGCCAATAATTTATTGGATTATCatgtaattgttgatatgtTACCACTAATCTcccaattgtttttttcaaaaaaaactggGCAAGATATCAGTTTATCATCAGTTCAATCTGCCATTTTATTGGCTATTGGGTTGCAGCATAAAGACATGGACCAGATAGCAAAAGAGTTGAACTTACCAACGAACCAAGCCATGGCAATGTTTGCTAAAATTATTCGTAAATTCTCAACCTATTTCAGAAAAGTTCTCAGTAAAgcaattgaagaaagtATGCCAGATTTAGAAGATGAGAATGTCGACGCCATGAATGGTAAGGAAACGGAACAAATCGATTATAAAGCCATTGAGCAGAAATTGCAAGATGACTTGGAAGAGGCTGGTGATGAGGcaataaaagaaatgaGAGAAAAACAACgtgaattgattaatgcTCTTAATTTAGATAAATATGCTATTGCAGAAGATGCTGAATGGGATGAAAAATCAATGGATAAAGCTACTAAGGGAAAAGGTAATGTTGTTAGTATTAAGAGTGGGAAAAGGAAATCTAAAGAAAATGCTAATGATATTTATGAGAAAGAAATGAAAGCAGTTaagaaatcaaagaaatcaaaaaaataa
- a CDS encoding uncharacterized protein (Protein with a DNA-binding domain, similar to S. cerevisiae meiosis-specific transcription factor Ndt80p): MTNLSFHRKQKSKNKACNLDFKSDSVLELLNSKSKVAPRSGLQFKVGPPFQDTIQVSQLFIKESHQKIVPVLNARIDRGFDLTNNEWVGYKRNYFSVVASFSFEEYEINKSILPKNGFFIVSGEKEYQVKQFAIRLVSKSVQDNTEISLIQHTAKRDRGPISEPPIVPVITGSIPSHIVVKEGSNIRKISKIRQFDSLFFQDYKTLPILQSGSILNNYDKNKDYVKVVKYERIQFSSAINCKKQSITEKKRFILQIQLLAALSGENTYAIIAISNTPSLIIRGRSPSSYNSRGEGIEQSQNTECEEDVQSFLTTTANDKYTVYPESRDLGELSIMDNLYKNKENFEILKSYDSMDSYTINTIMSSEATASNWLDCSKLDFEEHSKLELQGGFPDVNIYSSPGPTPGLLEQESDPESLEPSYFLMKARTKYLQNPDNMIVGCQKTFSNEFFNHRKQAANLAYKIFEDGVEDDESDLDIVSKYVTPSDVMTA; this comes from the coding sequence ATGACTAACCTCTCCTTCCATAggaaacaaaaatcaaagaataAAGCTTGTAACCTTGATTTCAAGTCTGATTCTGTATTGGAACTTTTGAATTCCAAATCAAAAGTTGCTCCTAGATCAGGATTACAATTTAAAGTAGGTCCCCCTTTTCAAGATACTATTCAGGTATCtcaattatttataaaagaatcacatcaaaaaattgttcCTGTTTTGAATGCACGTATTGATAGAGGTTTTGATTTGACAAACAATGAATGGGTGGGATATAAGCGGAACTATTTCTCTGTAGTTGCctcattttcatttgaagAGTATGAGATCAATAAATCTATTTTACCGAAGAATGGATTTTTTATTGTGTCTGGGGAAAAAGAATATCAAGTCAAACAGTTTGCTATTAGATTAGTTAGCAAATCAGTCCAAGACAATACAGAGATTAGTTTGATTCAACACACCGCAAAAAGAGATCGTGGGCCAATCTCTGAACCTCCCATTGTTCCTGTAATCACGGGATCTATTCCCAGTCACATTGTTGTGAAAGAAGGTTCAAATATACGAAAGATTTCCAAAATCAGACAGTTTGATTCGTTATTTTTCCAAGACTATAAGACTTTACCGATATTACAAAGTGGGTCAATTCTAAACAATTATGATAAAAACAAAGACTATGTTAAAGTTGTAAAATATGAAAGAATTCAGTTTTCTTCGGCAATAAACTGCAAAAAGCAATCCATTACTGAGAAAAAACGGTTTATATTGCAAATCCAACTCCTAGCTGCTTTAAGTGGGGAGAACACCTATGCCATAATAGCAATATCTAATACACCATCCTTGATAATTAGAGGTCGCTCACCTTCTTCGTATAATAGTCGAGGAGAAGGAATTGAGCAGTCTCAAAATACAGAGTGTGAAGAAGATGTGCAATCTTTTTTGACAACTACTGCGAATGACAAGTACACTGTTTACCCTGAATCACGAGACCTAGGCGAACTTTCCATAATGGACAATCTTTACAAGAATAAAGAAAACTTTGAGATCTTAAAAAGCTATGATAGTATGGATTCTTATACTATAAACACCATAATGCTGAGCGAAGCCACAGCCAGTAACTGGTTGGATTGCAGTAAGTTGGATTTTGAAGAACATTCGAAACTTGAATTGCAAGGTGGGTTTCCTGACgtaaatatatattcaaGTCCAGGCCCTACACCAGGATTGCTTGAACAGGAATCAGACCCAGAACTGCTTGAGCCAAGCTATTTCTTAATGAAAGCTAGaacaaaatatttacaaaatcCAGACAACATGATAGTCGGGTGTCAgaaaacattttcaaatgaattttttaacCATAGAAAACAAGCTGCAAATCTTGCgtataaaatatttgaagaTGGTGTTGAGGATGACGAGAGTGATTTAGATATCGTTTCTAAGTATGTGACACCTTCTGATGTAATGACAGCTTAG
- the SNP3 gene encoding Sm-like protein (Putative U6 snRNA-associated protein; transcript regulated by Mig1) codes for MLFFSFFKTLVDQEVTVELKNDIEIKGTLKSVDQFLNLKLDNITCTNGQRYPYLGAVKNLFIRGSNVRYVHMNPNSVDCTLLQDASRREAMVQASK; via the exons ATGttattttttagttttttcaaGACATTAGTCGATCAAGAAGTGACTGTGGAGTTAAagaatgatattgaaatcaaagGTACTTTAAAATCAGTggatcaatttttgaacTTGAAATTAGATAATATAACTTGTACAAATGGACAACGATACCCTTACTTAGGTGCTGTGAAGAATTTATTCATAAGAGGATCCAATGTGCGCTACGTCCATATGAATCCAAATAGTGTTGACTGTACCTTATTACAAGATGCATCAAGGAGAG AGGCTATGGTTCAAGCAAGTAAATAA
- a CDS encoding uncharacterized protein (Has domain(s) with predicted nucleic acid binding, zinc ion binding activity), whose product MSILELSKEIDKLAKIINEKNKELETLQKNYDSKLHTINKYIESISPSTTGTVPEEQLINAISKPIECPHCHQKLWDNQEKSTFLLIPKQKIDTKFDTTVAVRDEQPQQLTTSTTSNKQKKKTNIVCSYCKMTGHTRAKCRKRLNTPV is encoded by the coding sequence ATGTCTATTCTCGAACTACTGAAGGAAATTGACAAGCTAGCTAAGattataaatgaaaaaaacaaggaGCTAGAAACTTTACAAAAGAATTATGATTCGAAACTACATACTATCAATAAATACATCGAGTCCATCAGTCCATCCACAACAGGCACTGTACCAGAAGAACAACTAATAAATGCGATATCCAAACCTATTGAATGCCCACATTGTCATCAAAAGTTATGGGATAATCAAGAGAAATCTACGTTTTTGTTAATTCCAAAGCAAAAGATAGACACAAAGTTTGATACCACAGTTGCAGTCCGAGATGAACAGCCTCAACAATTGACAACCTCAACTACCAGTAATAAgcagaaaaagaaaacaaatataGTTTGCTCATATTGTAAAATGACTGGTCACACTAGAGCCAAGTGTCGTAAAAGATTGAACACTCCTGTGTAA